A window from Acidobacteriota bacterium encodes these proteins:
- a CDS encoding ABC transporter permease produces MSHLAKDHLADHSIVIEPSKGWVPVRLRDLWEYRDLLYFLVWRDVKVRYKQTVLGAAWAILQPTLTMVVFTIFFGGIAGISSDGLPYPIFSYTALLPWTFFAQGLSQSSNSLVGSQNLITKVYFPRLIIPLAAVLSGVVDFFLAFLVLLAMMAFYGIWPGLAVIWLPLFLALAFATALGVGLWMSALNVEYRDVRYVVPFLVQIWLFITPVIYPTSAVTDRLQSIGLPTWLYGLNPMVGVVEGFRWALLGVGSRPGPLILASAAVTALITVSGAFYFRRMEQTFADVV; encoded by the coding sequence ATGAGCCACTTGGCCAAAGACCACCTGGCAGATCATTCCATCGTCATCGAGCCGTCAAAAGGCTGGGTGCCGGTCAGGCTGCGCGACCTTTGGGAGTACCGCGACCTCCTATACTTCCTCGTCTGGCGCGACGTCAAGGTACGCTACAAGCAGACTGTGCTTGGCGCAGCCTGGGCAATCTTACAGCCGACCCTGACCATGGTCGTCTTCACAATCTTTTTCGGCGGTATCGCAGGGATTTCCTCCGACGGCCTGCCATATCCGATTTTTTCCTATACAGCACTACTCCCGTGGACATTTTTCGCCCAGGGTCTGAGTCAGTCCTCGAACAGCTTGGTCGGCTCGCAGAACCTCATCACCAAGGTGTATTTCCCTCGCCTGATCATACCGTTGGCAGCCGTGTTATCCGGGGTCGTGGATTTCTTCCTTGCTTTCCTGGTGTTGTTGGCGATGATGGCCTTCTACGGCATCTGGCCCGGGCTCGCCGTTATTTGGCTACCCTTGTTTCTCGCCCTCGCGTTTGCCACGGCACTTGGCGTTGGATTGTGGATGTCGGCGCTCAATGTCGAGTACCGCGACGTGCGCTACGTTGTGCCATTCCTGGTCCAGATCTGGCTTTTCATCACGCCGGTGATATATCCGACTTCCGCAGTGACCGATCGCCTCCAGTCGATCGGCCTACCGACATGGCTGTACGGCCTCAACCCGATGGTCGGCGTGGTCGAGGGCTTTCGCTGGGCTCTGCTGGGAGTAGGCTCGAGACCCGGGCCGCTGATCCTGGCGAGCGCCGCAGTCACCGCCCTGATCACTGTTTCCGGCGCCTTTTACTTCCGCCGCATGGAGCAGACCTTCGCTGACGTGGTGTAA
- a CDS encoding ABC transporter ATP-binding protein produces MGEVVIRAEGLGKRYRIGRHEAPYKTLRESLSGLAMAPVRRLEALARGRPLQREHETIWALKDVNLDVRQGEVLGIIGRNGAGKSTLLKILSRITEPTEGRVVLNGRVGSLLEVGTGFHPELTGRENIYLNGAILGMRKTEIDRRFDEIVDFAEIERFLDTPVKRYSSGMYVRLAFAVAAHMESEILLIDEVLAVGDAEFQKKCLSKMKDVATKQRTVIFVSHNMAAVEQLCHRSILLQNGMLEFDASSKDVIDRYLTDPGEKTVQLGAGSHSFSDENGSDQQNRRILRAVRLLDADGNSRENFVIGKPLTIEIDVEGVSAIPGAWIGVIFHSSLGHTIASINTGMTKTRVAQPRSAPETARLQIPRLPFTPGSYWISVSITRGLLGRVDFCDRAVKFQVESGDVYGTGYALSGENGLVFLDGSWEIVPASGGTTIAP; encoded by the coding sequence ATGGGCGAGGTCGTTATCCGCGCCGAGGGGCTCGGCAAGCGGTACCGCATCGGTCGCCATGAAGCTCCCTACAAGACACTGCGAGAGTCACTTTCCGGCCTCGCCATGGCTCCGGTGCGCCGGCTTGAAGCGCTCGCGCGCGGTCGGCCTCTTCAGCGCGAACACGAGACGATCTGGGCTCTCAAAGATGTCAATCTCGACGTCCGCCAGGGGGAGGTACTCGGCATCATCGGCCGCAACGGTGCCGGCAAGAGCACCCTGCTCAAGATTCTGTCTCGAATCACCGAGCCGACCGAAGGCCGTGTCGTGCTCAACGGGCGGGTCGGTTCTCTCCTCGAGGTTGGGACGGGCTTTCATCCAGAACTGACCGGTCGTGAGAATATCTACCTCAACGGCGCCATCCTCGGTATGCGCAAGACCGAAATCGACCGGCGTTTCGACGAGATCGTCGACTTCGCCGAAATCGAGCGTTTTCTCGACACTCCCGTCAAGAGATATTCGAGCGGCATGTACGTTCGTCTCGCTTTCGCAGTAGCCGCCCACATGGAGTCGGAGATCCTCCTCATCGACGAAGTTTTGGCAGTCGGAGATGCGGAGTTTCAAAAGAAATGCTTGTCAAAGATGAAGGACGTTGCCACCAAGCAGCGGACCGTTATTTTTGTAAGCCACAATATGGCGGCGGTCGAGCAGCTCTGTCATCGCTCAATCCTTCTTCAAAACGGAATGTTGGAATTCGATGCCAGCTCGAAAGATGTGATCGACCGATATCTCACCGATCCCGGCGAAAAAACGGTCCAGTTAGGTGCCGGTTCTCACTCGTTTTCGGACGAAAATGGTTCGGACCAACAAAATCGACGCATACTCCGCGCCGTTCGTCTCCTGGATGCCGACGGCAATTCGCGCGAGAACTTCGTTATCGGCAAACCTCTCACCATCGAAATTGATGTCGAGGGCGTATCAGCGATACCAGGGGCGTGGATAGGTGTCATCTTCCATTCATCCTTAGGCCATACAATCGCGTCCATCAATACCGGCATGACGAAAACACGCGTCGCTCAGCCGCGATCAGCACCCGAAACGGCGAGACTCCAAATTCCTCGATTACCATTCACCCCGGGCAGTTACTGGATATCCGTTAGCATCACGCGGGGTTTGCTCGGACGAGTTGATTTTTGCGATCGGGCTGTGAAGTTCCAGGTCGAATCTGGCGACGTGTACGGCACCGGTTATGCGCTGAGCGGGGAAAACGGTCTTGTCTTTCTTGACGGCTCATGGGAGATCGTGCCGGCATCCGGAGGTACCACAATTGCGCCCTGA
- a CDS encoding class I SAM-dependent methyltransferase — MEPATVASQNSGHSADIEILRVDLLNSERETVEEIAALASRLEIGLGWHYLLDLGWLCRKLGEGYGAKVLDAGAGTGVLQWYLADHGANVLSVDRGARFEPTHRIRRSFRVEGYEAGDGVAPNGMLSTRSTSWRRIVGYPRRLAVDLAHASLEKISRKAPGRVTFLNADLADLSSVPEDSIDAVVSVSALEHNDLEAIPAIVTELHRVLKPGGRLLATMAASQDRDWYHEPSKGWVLTSDSIRRLFGAPRAHVLGFDDYDESLRQLTACEELRTGLAAFYFESGENGMPWGKWQPAYLPVGVALTKSRPEMDGLWC; from the coding sequence ATGGAACCCGCAACCGTTGCGTCGCAGAATTCGGGACACTCTGCCGACATCGAAATATTGAGGGTCGACCTTCTCAATAGCGAGCGGGAGACCGTCGAGGAAATCGCTGCACTCGCTTCCCGGCTCGAAATCGGGCTTGGCTGGCACTATCTGCTCGACCTTGGCTGGTTGTGCCGAAAACTCGGTGAAGGATATGGTGCGAAGGTTCTTGACGCGGGTGCCGGAACTGGTGTCCTGCAGTGGTATTTGGCCGACCATGGAGCCAATGTGCTCAGCGTCGATCGTGGTGCCCGGTTCGAACCAACACACCGTATTCGGCGCAGCTTTCGCGTCGAGGGATATGAAGCCGGGGATGGCGTTGCTCCGAACGGGATGTTGAGCACTCGTTCGACCTCCTGGAGAAGGATCGTGGGCTATCCGCGTCGTCTCGCGGTCGATCTTGCGCACGCCTCGTTGGAGAAGATCAGTCGCAAGGCACCGGGCCGCGTCACATTCCTCAACGCCGATTTGGCTGATCTGAGCTCGGTACCGGAGGATTCGATTGACGCGGTGGTTTCCGTCTCGGCCTTGGAGCACAATGACCTCGAGGCAATTCCAGCCATCGTAACCGAGCTGCATCGAGTCCTGAAACCTGGAGGTCGCCTGCTCGCGACCATGGCAGCGAGTCAGGATCGAGACTGGTACCACGAGCCATCGAAGGGCTGGGTATTGACCTCCGACTCCATACGACGACTCTTCGGTGCGCCCCGCGCTCATGTGCTTGGATTCGACGATTATGACGAATCTCTCAGGCAATTGACCGCATGCGAGGAACTTCGGACAGGATTGGCAGCGTTCTATTTCGAATCCGGTGAGAACGGTATGCCATGGGGCAAATGGCAGCCAGCCTATCTACCGGTCGGAGTTGCGCTGACGAAGAGCCGGCCAGAAATGGATGGTCTCTGGTGCTGA